GTGCTTGCCGTCCTTTTGCGGGTGGATGCCGAGGTAGCCTTGCTTGTCCTTTGGCGCGGGCGGCTCGCAGGACTCCAGCGGGAGATGGCGGAGGGGAAAGGCGAGCTTCTCCTGCGTCGCGGCCAGCGTCCTCGGGATGCCCCAGTCGTCCACGAGGTACTTCAGGCGGGCCCGCTTGCGATTCGTGCGGTCGCCATGCTCGATGAAGACGCGGATGAGGGCAGCGGCCACGGGAATGGTCTCCGCCGGGGTGAGCAGCACGCCACAGTCGGTGGCGAATTGCTGATGGCCGGTGATGCCGCAGAGCTGCATGCGGAAGTAGATGCCGGGCGCGATGCCCTCGACATTTGCCCCCACCTTCACGGCATAGAAGCCGATGTCATTCGTATCCGCGCAGACGGAGACGCAGCCGCCGGAGTCATAGGAAATGTTGAATTTCCGCGGCAGGCCGTAGAGGTCGCGGTTCTTCAGGATGTAGTGATGCATCGCGCGGGCGTAGGGCATCACGTCGATGAGTTCCGCGGGGTCGAATCCGGTGGTGGGCGTGGCGGTGATGTTGCGGATATTGTCCGCGCCGGAGCCCTGCGAGGTCAGGCCGAGGTCGGCGAGCTTCATGAGGACGGCGGGGCAATTCTCCGGCATCAGCTCGCGCACCTGCACGTTCGCCCGCGTGGTGAGATCCACGTGCCCCGGCCCCCAGTCCTGCGCGATCTCGGCGATGCCGCGGAATTGATACGTGCTCAGCGCTCCCCCCGCGACGCGGCAGCGGAGCATGATGCTCTCCTGCGCGGGCGAGACGAAGAAGAGCCCGTGGAACTTGTAGCGGAAGACATCGCCGTCCTGCGGGAAGTCACCGGTGGCGGCATTGGCGAGGATGCTGTCGTAGCAGTCGAGCCCGTGCTTCTCGTGCTTGATGCGCTCCTCCTTGCAGAGGTCGTCGAGCGGCGTGCCGTGGACGGCCTGCGCGGGCTCGTGGGTGAAGCGGCGCGCCTCATCCTGCCCCAGGAAGGGCAGCTCGCGTCCCTGCAGGATGCCGGAGACGAAGCCGGAGAGGTAGGAGGATTGTTCGGTGGTGAAGCCGGATTCGCTGGGGCTGGGCATGACCATGGCAGTAGTCCTTTCTGCCATGGGGAAGAGCATCCGGCGTGCGGGGACGACCGGATGCACGCGGACCGGCGATGAATTCACCGGGGGCTCATCGATGAATCCGGCTCACATCGGGCCGGCTGCTGTCTCGGTCAGGGTGTGCGGTCCCACCAGACAGCGAGTGCCTGGCGGGCGCGGTAGAGGCGGCCCTCGATGGCGCGCGGGGAGCACTTCAGGATGGCGGCGCACTCGGCGTGCTCCAGGCCCTCGAGGCAGGAGAGGACGAGCACTTCACGGAATTTCTGCGGCAGGGTGGCGAGCCCGCGGTCGAGCTTCGCGAGGTCGGCATCGCGCATCGCCGCCTCATCGGGCGCGGCGCGGTGGCAGGGCAGCTCCGGCGCGAGGTCGTGCAGGG
The sequence above is drawn from the Luteolibacter flavescens genome and encodes:
- a CDS encoding NirA family protein — translated: MPSPSESGFTTEQSSYLSGFVSGILQGRELPFLGQDEARRFTHEPAQAVHGTPLDDLCKEERIKHEKHGLDCYDSILANAATGDFPQDGDVFRYKFHGLFFVSPAQESIMLRCRVAGGALSTYQFRGIAEIAQDWGPGHVDLTTRANVQVRELMPENCPAVLMKLADLGLTSQGSGADNIRNITATPTTGFDPAELIDVMPYARAMHHYILKNRDLYGLPRKFNISYDSGGCVSVCADTNDIGFYAVKVGANVEGIAPGIYFRMQLCGITGHQQFATDCGVLLTPAETIPVAAALIRVFIEHGDRTNRKRARLKYLVDDWGIPRTLAATQEKLAFPLRHLPLESCEPPAPKDKQGYLGIHPQKDGKHYIGICTPVGRMTVSQMLALADVADHFGRGEIRLTVWQNLIIPGVAEEDLQAALTAIQATGLDHRNHNLTGGLIACTGSRGCKYAAADTKGHAVALGAHLASRMILDRPVNIHLTGCHHSCAQHYIGDIGLMGTRVKAADGTTVDGYHVVLGGGCDDQQAIAREVWKSVKADEMNALIEQLLCAYLARREGDESFAAFTRRLSIAELQGLVSLRAAA